A single Flavobacterium sp. 1 DNA region contains:
- a CDS encoding MBL fold metallo-hydrolase, translating into MKEIISTAFLTILILFNMESQAQSFKTIETKDLKLQVYNASENSFGVASVIVSGKTDAVLIDAQFTLADAEKVAQEIKASGKKLTTIYVSHADPDYYFGLEIFKKYFPDVVAYASPASVEAIKATAQKKLEVWGERLGKNITSNVILPQVLKGNSIELEGQKLEIIGLEEFPNKTFVWIPSIKAAVGGINVFGTTFHLWMADAQTADARKSWISVLDKITALKPEIVIPAHANSNSPFDITTVNHTKSYIKFYEEALKTNKTSEDLIKAIKAKYPTLTFDTALMIGAKVNTGEMKW; encoded by the coding sequence ATGAAAGAAATTATCTCAACAGCATTTTTAACAATCTTAATTTTATTTAATATGGAATCACAAGCGCAGAGTTTTAAAACAATTGAAACCAAAGATTTGAAACTTCAAGTTTACAACGCATCCGAAAACAGTTTTGGTGTAGCATCGGTAATTGTATCTGGAAAAACAGATGCAGTTTTGATTGACGCACAATTTACTTTGGCGGATGCCGAAAAAGTAGCACAGGAAATCAAAGCAAGTGGCAAAAAACTAACCACTATTTATGTTTCTCACGCAGATCCTGATTATTATTTTGGATTGGAAATATTCAAAAAATATTTTCCAGATGTAGTTGCTTATGCTTCGCCAGCATCAGTAGAAGCTATTAAGGCTACTGCTCAAAAGAAATTAGAAGTTTGGGGCGAAAGATTGGGTAAAAACATTACGTCAAACGTTATTTTACCTCAGGTTTTAAAAGGAAACAGTATTGAATTGGAAGGTCAGAAATTAGAAATAATTGGTTTGGAAGAGTTCCCGAATAAAACTTTTGTATGGATTCCTTCTATAAAAGCAGCTGTTGGCGGAATCAATGTTTTTGGAACTACTTTTCATCTTTGGATGGCAGATGCACAAACTGCTGATGCCCGCAAAAGCTGGATTTCAGTTTTAGATAAAATTACAGCTTTGAAACCAGAAATTGTAATTCCGGCACACGCCAATTCCAATTCTCCATTTGATATAACTACTGTAAATCATACCAAAAGTTATATTAAATTCTACGAAGAAGCGTTGAAAACCAATAAAACTTCAGAGGATTTAATCAAAGCTATAAAAGCAAAATATCCAACACTTACTTTTGATACTGCTTTGATGATAGGTGCAAAAGTAAATACTGGAGAAATGAAATGGTAA